The proteins below are encoded in one region of Fimbriimonadaceae bacterium:
- the rplU gene encoding 50S ribosomal protein L21: MYAIVKTGGKQFKAAKDEALIVEKIEGEPGTDIVLDEVVMVVDGDNVTVGSPFVKGAKVRAQIVRQGKAKKIDAYNYKPKKNIRKRWGHRQPQTHLKIVEVIGGK; encoded by the coding sequence ATGTACGCGATCGTGAAAACGGGTGGCAAGCAGTTCAAGGCCGCCAAGGACGAGGCCCTGATCGTTGAGAAGATCGAGGGCGAGCCGGGTACGGACATCGTGCTCGACGAGGTGGTCATGGTCGTGGACGGCGACAACGTCACCGTCGGCAGCCCCTTCGTGAAAGGAGCCAAGGTCCGGGCGCAGATCGTGCGCCAGGGCAAGGCCAAGAAGATCGATGCGTACAACTACAAGCCGAAGAAGAACATTCGGAAGCGGTGGGGCCATCGCCAGCCGCAGACCCACCTGAAGATCGTCGAGGTCATCGGAGGTAAGTAA
- the rpmA gene encoding 50S ribosomal protein L27, translating to MAHKKGQGSTKNGRDSNSQRLGVKRYGGEVVKAGSILVRQRGTKFYPGPGVGIGNDHTLFAMIHGEVKFEGPKNRRRIAVYAHQAN from the coding sequence ATGGCACATAAGAAAGGGCAAGGCTCAACGAAGAACGGTCGCGACTCGAACTCGCAACGGCTCGGCGTAAAGCGCTACGGCGGCGAGGTCGTCAAAGCCGGCTCGATCCTGGTCCGCCAGCGCGGCACCAAGTTTTATCCCGGCCCCGGGGTCGGCATCGGCAACGACCACACGCTCTTCGCCATGATCCACGGCGAAGTCAAGTTCGAGGGCCCGAAGAACCGACGCCGCATCGCGGTCTACGCCCACCAGGCCAACTGA